Proteins from a genomic interval of Chanos chanos chromosome 3, fChaCha1.1, whole genome shotgun sequence:
- the smad2 gene encoding mothers against decapentaplegic homolog 2 isoform X1 produces MSSILPFTPPVVKRLLGWKKSASGSGGAGGGEQNGQEEKWCEKAVKSLVKKLKKTGQLDELEKAITTQNCNTKCVTIPSNCSEIWGLSTPNTIEQWDTSALYSYPDQTRSLDGRLQVSHRKGLPHVIYCRLWRWPDLHSHHELRAIDTCEYAFNLKKDEVCVNPYHYQRVETPVLPPVLVPRHTEILTELPPLDDYTHSIPENTNFPAGIEPPNNYIPDTPPPGYISEDGETSDQQMNQSMDTGSPAELSPSTLSPVNHGMDLQPVTYSEPAFWCSIAYYELNQRVGETFHASQPSLTVDGFTDPSNSERFCLGLLSNVNRNATVEMTRRHIGRGVRLYYIGGEVFAECLSDSAIFVQSPNCNQRYGWHPATVCKIPPGCNLKIFNNQEFAALLAQSVNQGFEAVYQLTRMCTIRMSFVKGWGAEYRRQTVTSTPCWIELHLNGPLQWLDKVLTQMGSPSVRCSSMS; encoded by the exons ATGTCCTCCATCTTGCCTTTCACTCCACCGGTAGTGAAGCGCCTGCTGGGCTGGAAGAAGTCGGCCAGCGGCTCGGGTGGGGCAGGTGGTGGAGAGCAGAACGGACAGGAAGAGAAATGGTGTGAGAAGGCTGTGAAGAGCCTGGTCAAAAAGCTGAAGAAGACAGGCCAGCTGGATGAACTGGAGAAGGCCATCACCACACAGAACTGCAACACCAAGTGTGTCACCATTCCTAG CAATTGCTCTGAAATTTGGGGACTGAGTACACCAAATACGATAGAACAGTGGGATACCTCAGCCCTATACAGCTACCCTGACCAAACCAG ATCTCTGGATGGCCGTCTGCAGGTTTCCCACCGTAAGGGTCTCCCTCACGTCATCTACTGTCGCCTATGGCGATGGCCTGACCTGCACAGCCACCATGAGTTGCGTGCCATCGACACCTGCGAGTACGCCTTCAATCTGAAAAAGGATGAGGTGTGCGTCAACCCTTACCACTACCAGCGAGTGGAGACACCAG tCCTTCCTCCTGTCCTTGTGCCAAGGCACACAGAGATCCTGACCGAGCTGCCTCCTCTGGATGACTATACCCATTCCATACCCGAAAACACCAACTTCCCAGCTGGGATTGAGCCCCCCAATAACTACATACCAG ATACTCCTCCACCAGGATACATCAGTGAGGATGGGGAAACTAGTGACCAGCAAATGAATCAAAGTATGGATACAG GCTCTCCAGCAGAACTGTCACCAAGCACACTTTCACCTGTCAATCATGGCATGG ACCTACAGCCGGTCACTTATTCGGAGCCCGCCTTCTGGTGCTCCATAGCCTATTACGAACTCAACCAGCGTGTGGGCGAGACCTTCCACGCTTCACAGCCTTCCCTGACCGTGGATGGCTTCACAGACCCCTCCAACTCTGAGCGCTTTTGCCTGGGCCTGTTGTCCAACGTCAACCGCAACGCCACTGTGGAGATGACCCGGAGACATATAG GCCGAGGTGTCAGACTGTACTACATTGGTGGGGAGGTCTTTGCTGAGTGTCTCAGTGACAGTGCCATCTTTGTTCAAAGCCCCAATTGTAACCAGAGGTATGGGTGGCACCCAGCAACAGTCTGCAAGATCCCCCCAG GATGTAACCTTAAGATCTTCAACAACCAGGAGTTTGCTGCACTACTGGCCCAGTCTGTGAACCAGGGCTTCGAGGCAGTGTACCAGCTTACTCGGATGTGTACCATTCGCATGAGCTTTGTGAAAGGCTGGGGGGCAGAGTACAG ACGACAGACAGTGACGAGCACTCCATGTTGGATTGAGCTGCACCTGAACGGCCCACTGCAGTGGCTGGACAAGGTCCTGACCCAAATGGGTTCCCCTTCGGTCCGCTGCTCCAGTATGTCCTAA
- the smad2 gene encoding mothers against decapentaplegic homolog 2 isoform X2, whose amino-acid sequence MSSILPFTPPVVKRLLGWKKSASGSGGAGGGEQNGQEEKWCEKAVKSLVKKLKKTGQLDELEKAITTQNCNTKCVTIPSNCSEIWGLSTPNTIEQWDTSALYSYPDQTRSLDGRLQVSHRKGLPHVIYCRLWRWPDLHSHHELRAIDTCEYAFNLKKDEVCVNPYHYQRVETPVLPPVLVPRHTEILTELPPLDDYTHSIPENTNFPAGIEPPNNYIPDTPPPGYISEDGETSDQQMNQSSPAELSPSTLSPVNHGMDLQPVTYSEPAFWCSIAYYELNQRVGETFHASQPSLTVDGFTDPSNSERFCLGLLSNVNRNATVEMTRRHIGRGVRLYYIGGEVFAECLSDSAIFVQSPNCNQRYGWHPATVCKIPPGCNLKIFNNQEFAALLAQSVNQGFEAVYQLTRMCTIRMSFVKGWGAEYRRQTVTSTPCWIELHLNGPLQWLDKVLTQMGSPSVRCSSMS is encoded by the exons ATGTCCTCCATCTTGCCTTTCACTCCACCGGTAGTGAAGCGCCTGCTGGGCTGGAAGAAGTCGGCCAGCGGCTCGGGTGGGGCAGGTGGTGGAGAGCAGAACGGACAGGAAGAGAAATGGTGTGAGAAGGCTGTGAAGAGCCTGGTCAAAAAGCTGAAGAAGACAGGCCAGCTGGATGAACTGGAGAAGGCCATCACCACACAGAACTGCAACACCAAGTGTGTCACCATTCCTAG CAATTGCTCTGAAATTTGGGGACTGAGTACACCAAATACGATAGAACAGTGGGATACCTCAGCCCTATACAGCTACCCTGACCAAACCAG ATCTCTGGATGGCCGTCTGCAGGTTTCCCACCGTAAGGGTCTCCCTCACGTCATCTACTGTCGCCTATGGCGATGGCCTGACCTGCACAGCCACCATGAGTTGCGTGCCATCGACACCTGCGAGTACGCCTTCAATCTGAAAAAGGATGAGGTGTGCGTCAACCCTTACCACTACCAGCGAGTGGAGACACCAG tCCTTCCTCCTGTCCTTGTGCCAAGGCACACAGAGATCCTGACCGAGCTGCCTCCTCTGGATGACTATACCCATTCCATACCCGAAAACACCAACTTCCCAGCTGGGATTGAGCCCCCCAATAACTACATACCAG ATACTCCTCCACCAGGATACATCAGTGAGGATGGGGAAACTAGTGACCAGCAAATGAATCAAA GCTCTCCAGCAGAACTGTCACCAAGCACACTTTCACCTGTCAATCATGGCATGG ACCTACAGCCGGTCACTTATTCGGAGCCCGCCTTCTGGTGCTCCATAGCCTATTACGAACTCAACCAGCGTGTGGGCGAGACCTTCCACGCTTCACAGCCTTCCCTGACCGTGGATGGCTTCACAGACCCCTCCAACTCTGAGCGCTTTTGCCTGGGCCTGTTGTCCAACGTCAACCGCAACGCCACTGTGGAGATGACCCGGAGACATATAG GCCGAGGTGTCAGACTGTACTACATTGGTGGGGAGGTCTTTGCTGAGTGTCTCAGTGACAGTGCCATCTTTGTTCAAAGCCCCAATTGTAACCAGAGGTATGGGTGGCACCCAGCAACAGTCTGCAAGATCCCCCCAG GATGTAACCTTAAGATCTTCAACAACCAGGAGTTTGCTGCACTACTGGCCCAGTCTGTGAACCAGGGCTTCGAGGCAGTGTACCAGCTTACTCGGATGTGTACCATTCGCATGAGCTTTGTGAAAGGCTGGGGGGCAGAGTACAG ACGACAGACAGTGACGAGCACTCCATGTTGGATTGAGCTGCACCTGAACGGCCCACTGCAGTGGCTGGACAAGGTCCTGACCCAAATGGGTTCCCCTTCGGTCCGCTGCTCCAGTATGTCCTAA